A region of Amyelois transitella isolate CPQ chromosome 19, ilAmyTran1.1, whole genome shotgun sequence DNA encodes the following proteins:
- the LOC106137228 gene encoding ninjurin-2: MADDKGDSGSENGAPTVNIDEIVIGQAATDVISDDVKGLDANRYATKKTVAQGMLDIALLTSNASQLKYVLQVGPKHEFYTLLVVLISISIILQVVSAIVAIVLGCIFNINRQPDQGKAEILNNVNLGFKSVTIGLNVLISIFYSIQADDIVV; encoded by the exons ATGGCTGATGATAAGGGTGATAGTGGAAGTGAAAACGGTGCTCCCACGGTCAACATTGACGAGATTGTGATAGGTCAAGCAGCTACGGATGTTATTAGTGACGAT GTCAAGGGTCTGGACGCCAACCGCTACGCGACAAAGAAGACTGTTGCTCAGGGCATGCTGGATATAGCGCTGCTGACATCCAATGCCTCTCAACTGAAATATGTACTGCAAGTGGGGCCAAAGCATGAGTTCTATACGTTGCTGGTAGTGCTCATTTCCATCTCCATTATTCTACAG gtGGTGTCAGCGATAGTGGCTATAGTTCTTGGATgcattttcaatataaatcgCCAACCGGATCAAGGCAAAGCTGAAATTCTGAACAACGTCAATTTAGGCTTCAAAAGTGTGACAATAGGACTTAATGTATTGATAAGCATATTCTACTCCATTCAAGCTGATGATATTGTAGTGTGA
- the LOC106137247 gene encoding dihydropteridine reductase, protein MASGRIVVYGGRGALGAACVNHFKSANWWVANVDLNPNESADVNITVPKDGSWVQQEEHVVKELGEALQGQKVNAVICVAGGWAGGNAAKELCKQADLMWRQSVWSSTIAATLAAKYLTPGGLLALTGAKAALEPTPGMIGYGLAKGAVHQLTKSLGAKDSGLPENSLAVAILPVTLDTEMNRKWMPKADFSSWTPLKFVAELFEKWIKGEQRPESGSLVALVTKNNVTELIVNKDNVTEAIIQ, encoded by the coding sequence ATGGCTAGTGGCAGAATTGTAGTATACGGAGGCCGCGGCGCGCTTGGAGCCGCATGCGTTAACCATTTCAAGTCAGCGAATTGGTGGGTGGCCAATGTGGATTTGAACCCGAACGAGAGCGCCGACGTTAATATTACGGTCCCTAAAGATGGTTCTTGGGTCCAGCAAGAAGAACACGTTGTTAAGGAACTCGGCGAAGCGCTGCAAGGTCAGAAAGTGAATGCGGTGATTTGCGTGGCCGGCGGCTGGGCTGGCGGTAACGCGGCCAAGGAACTCTGCAAGCAAGCGGATCTCATGTGGCGCCAATCAGTTTGGAGCTCAACTATCGCGGCCACACTTGCTGCTAAATACCTCACTCCTGGTGGATTGTTAGCTTTAACTGGTGCTAAGGCCGCATTAGAACCGACACCTGGTATGATTGGTTATGGTCTTGCCAAAGGTGCCGTGCACCAGTTAACAAAATCTCTTGGTGCCAAAGACTCAGGGCTGCCAGAAAACTCGTTAGCAGTGGCTATACTGCCTGTAACATTAGACACAGAAATGAACAGGAAGTGGATGCCTAAAGCAGACTTCAGCAGTTGGACCCCCCTTAAGTTTGTTGCGGAGTTGTTTGAGAAGTGGATCAAGGGGGAGCAGCGTCCAGAGAGTGGCAGCCTGGTTGCCCTTGTTACTAAGAATAATGTCACTGAGCTTATTGTCAACAAAGACAATGTTACTGAAGCTATTATTCAGTAA
- the LOC106137250 gene encoding uncharacterized protein LOC106137250 encodes MLPSMPILFSRESQDAFGNKLEPSTSFFSQHSLAKPVINPEPPPLVIAKETPKAVQNEAKTKSAPKKKEDPPKIKADALETALVRSYYTKVQSRFASNPSVPTNKFVQFQNILKSFDPSKESPVDLYRKIEELFGEQHSDIVEEFLLFLRPEQAAEVGRFMDHFALMHMTGFIELLQKSFSRKPTVLRKIMRAITTAVNSGQAADLKTRVLPHLRAHPRLAQMFTAMFMDERPPDSAYESGVDILNENFLTNDEGCDVWEFQGGSHNKKKLDAKEGLDTMYLHGRVFLQHGRLLRSTRVTFPYSKEPYRVHARRLAPDHCHLSPPDSEEERSSPKRSRAQKIPPKKTKKQLKSPTKTAKDVNDNTKVKETVATVMNSPKNAKGKLQNNTKKNLKEKRDDKVDVIPKRDRKDSKHNVCAKIEVSKAKQAKLDPIPIEIKTEIKSNSWTRDEDKTMLQVIKGEASSDQMFGRISELLPHRSVPEIKERFCHVMTLLRKMAVGEVT; translated from the exons ATGCTGCCTTCGATGCCCATCCTTTTTTCGAGAGAAAGCCAGGATGCTTTTGGAAATAAGCTTGAGCCAAGCACTAGCTTTTTCAGTCAACATTCCTTGGCAAAACCAGTAATTAATCCAGAG CCGCCACCTCTAGTAATTGCGAAAGAGACTCCTAAAGCCGTACAGAATgaagcaaaaacaaaatcagcTCCGAAGAAAAAGGAGGACCCGCCAAAAATAAAAGCAGATGCTCTAGAAACAG cattAGTTCGATCCTATTACACAAAAGTACAATCAAGATTTGCCTCCAACCCGTCAGTGCCTACCAATAAGTTTGTTCAGTTCCAAAACATCTTGAAATCTTTTGATCCCTCGAAAGAATCACCAGTGGATTTATACAGGAAAATTGAGGAGTTATTTGGTGAACAACACTCAGATATTGTTGAGGAGTTCTTACTGTTTTTGAGGCCAGAGCAAGCTGCCGAAGTTGGGAGATTTATGGATCATTTTGCTCTTATGCACATGACCGGATTCATTGAACTTTTAcag aaATCATTTTCCCGCAAACCGACTGTTCTCCGGAAGATAATGCGCGCGATCACAACAGCTGTCAACAGTGGGCAGGCCGCAGACCTCAAGACCAGGGTGCTGCCGCATCTGAGGGCTCATCCGAGACTTGCGCAAATGTTTACGGCTATGTTTATGGATGAACGGCCTCCGGATAG TGCATATGAAAGCGGCGTGGATATACTGAACGAGAACTTCCTAACGAATGACGAGGGCTGCGACGTGTGGGAGTTTCAGGGTGGCAGCCATAACAAGAAGAAACTTGATGCCAAGGAGGGATTGGATACTATG TATCTTCACGGCAGAGTGTTTCTCCAACACGGGCGACTCCTTCGCTCGACCCGAGTGACGTTCCCCTACAGTAAGGAGCCCTACCGGGTCCACGCGCGGAGGCTAGCCCCCGACCACTGCCACCTGTCTCCACCTGACTCCGAAGAGGAACGGTCTTCCCCAAAACGTAGCAGAGCGCAAAAAATCCCACccaagaaaacaaaaaaacaactcAAGTCACCCACCAAAACTGCTAAAGACGTAAACGATAACACTAAAGTTAAAGAAACAGTAGCGACCGTAATGAATAGTCCGAAAAACGCAAAAGGAAAATTGCAAAATAACacgaagaaaaatttaaaagagaaGAGAGATGataaagttgacgttattcCTAAAAGAGATAGGAAAGACAGCAAACATAATGTGTGTGCTAAAATTGAGGTTTCGAAAGCGAAACAAGCTAAATTAGATCCTATtcctattgaaataaaaacggAAATTAAAAGCAATAGTTGGACGAGGGATGAGGATAAGACTATGTTGCAAGTGATAAAAGGAGAAGCTAGTTCAGATCAGATGTTTGGGAGGATCAGCGAGCTGCTTCCACATCGGTCGGTGCCGGAGATCAAAGAGAGGTTCTGTCACGTTATGACGTTGTTACGAAAAATGGCGGTTGGTGAGGTCACCTAG